One segment of Yersinia kristensenii DNA contains the following:
- the topA gene encoding type I DNA topoisomerase codes for MGKALVIVESPAKAKTINKYLGNNYVVKSSVGHIRDLPTSGSASKKSANSTEDKAKKADKPKTKVKKDEKVALVNRMGVDPYHGWKAQYEILPGKEKVVAELKALAENADHIYLATDLDREGEAIAWHLREVIGGDDTRFSRVVFNEITKNAIQQAFNQPGELNINRVNAQQARRFMDRVVGYMVSPLLWKKIARGLSAGRVQSVAVRLVVERERDIKAFVPEEYWELHADLLAKGEVPIQMEVTHAHNKPFKPVNREQTHAALQLLENARYKVLDREDKPTSSKPGAPFITSTLQQAASTRLSFGVKKTMMMAQRLYEAGHITYMRTDSTNLSQDALTMVRGYIGDNFGDKYLPSAPNQYSSKENSQEAHEAIRPSDVNVLAEQLKDMEADAQKLYQLIWRQFVACQMTPAKYDSTTLTVQAGDFQLRAKGRTLRFDGWTKVMPALRKGDEDRTLPVIEVGSELDLQKLIPSQHFTKPPARYSEASLVKELEKRGIGRPSTYASIISTIQDRGYVRVENRRFYAEKMGEIVTDRLEENFRELMNYDFTARMESGLDQVANNQAEWKAVLDGFFAEFSEQLEKAEKDPEEGGMRPNQMVMTSIDCPTCGRQMGIRTASTGVFLGCSGYALPPKERCKTTINLVPEAEILNILEGDDAETNALRAKRRCQKCGTAMDSYLIDNQRKLHVCGNNPACDGYEIEEGEFRIKGYEGPIVECEKCGSEMHLKMGRFGKYMGCTNDECKNTRKILRSGEVAPPKEDPVPLPELPCEKSDAYFVLRDGAAGVFLAANTFPKSRETRAPLVEELVRFKDRLPEKLRYLADAPVTDNEGNKTLVRFSRKTKQQYVSSEKEGKATGWSAFYIDGKWVEAKK; via the coding sequence ATGGGTAAAGCTCTCGTAATAGTTGAGTCCCCGGCAAAAGCCAAAACTATTAATAAATACTTAGGGAATAACTACGTGGTTAAGTCCAGTGTCGGTCACATTCGTGATTTGCCGACCAGTGGCTCAGCCAGTAAAAAGAGCGCTAACTCAACTGAAGATAAAGCCAAGAAAGCCGACAAGCCCAAAACTAAAGTAAAGAAAGACGAAAAGGTTGCGTTAGTTAACCGCATGGGCGTCGACCCTTATCATGGCTGGAAAGCGCAGTATGAAATTTTGCCCGGCAAAGAAAAAGTGGTTGCCGAGCTTAAAGCATTAGCCGAAAACGCCGACCATATCTATCTCGCAACCGACCTTGACCGCGAAGGAGAGGCAATCGCCTGGCATTTGCGGGAAGTCATTGGTGGTGACGATACGCGTTTCAGTCGTGTCGTGTTTAACGAAATCACAAAAAATGCTATCCAACAGGCGTTTAATCAACCGGGTGAATTAAATATCAACCGGGTAAATGCCCAGCAAGCTCGTCGCTTTATGGACCGGGTTGTGGGGTATATGGTTTCTCCTCTGTTGTGGAAAAAGATTGCCCGTGGTCTGTCAGCTGGGCGTGTGCAGTCGGTCGCGGTACGTTTGGTGGTTGAACGTGAGCGGGATATTAAAGCATTCGTCCCTGAAGAATACTGGGAGTTGCATGCCGACTTGCTGGCGAAAGGTGAAGTTCCTATTCAAATGGAAGTCACCCATGCTCACAATAAACCCTTTAAACCAGTAAACCGTGAGCAGACCCATGCCGCGCTTCAATTGCTGGAAAATGCGCGCTACAAAGTGCTGGATCGTGAAGACAAACCCACCAGCAGCAAGCCGGGTGCGCCGTTTATTACTTCTACCTTGCAGCAGGCCGCCAGTACCCGCCTGAGCTTTGGTGTGAAGAAAACCATGATGATGGCGCAGCGCTTGTATGAAGCGGGCCATATTACCTATATGCGTACTGACTCCACCAACTTAAGTCAGGATGCTCTGACCATGGTGCGCGGTTATATTGGTGATAACTTTGGCGATAAATATTTGCCATCAGCGCCGAACCAATACAGTAGCAAAGAGAATTCACAAGAAGCGCATGAAGCTATTCGTCCTTCTGATGTGAATGTGCTGGCTGAGCAGTTAAAAGATATGGAAGCTGACGCCCAGAAGCTCTATCAGCTGATTTGGCGTCAGTTTGTGGCCTGTCAGATGACGCCGGCTAAGTATGATTCCACTACATTGACCGTCCAGGCTGGCGATTTCCAACTGCGCGCTAAAGGCCGAACTTTACGCTTCGATGGTTGGACCAAGGTCATGCCGGCTTTGCGCAAAGGTGATGAAGACCGAACCTTGCCTGTGATTGAAGTAGGCAGTGAACTGGATTTACAAAAGCTGATCCCAAGCCAGCACTTCACCAAACCGCCAGCGCGTTACAGCGAAGCGTCATTGGTAAAAGAGCTGGAAAAACGGGGTATTGGCCGCCCATCCACCTATGCATCGATTATTTCGACCATCCAGGACCGTGGTTATGTCCGGGTAGAGAACCGCCGTTTCTATGCCGAGAAAATGGGTGAAATCGTAACCGATCGTCTGGAAGAAAACTTCCGCGAGTTGATGAATTATGATTTCACCGCGCGTATGGAAAGTGGGTTGGATCAGGTTGCTAATAATCAGGCTGAGTGGAAAGCGGTGCTAGATGGCTTCTTTGCCGAGTTCAGCGAGCAGCTTGAAAAGGCGGAAAAAGATCCTGAAGAGGGCGGTATGCGCCCGAATCAAATGGTGATGACCAGCATCGATTGCCCAACTTGTGGCCGTCAGATGGGGATTCGTACTGCCAGCACTGGGGTATTCCTGGGGTGTTCAGGTTACGCATTACCACCAAAAGAGCGCTGTAAAACCACCATCAATCTGGTGCCGGAAGCTGAAATTCTCAATATTCTGGAAGGTGATGATGCGGAAACCAATGCATTACGCGCCAAACGTCGTTGTCAGAAATGTGGCACCGCCATGGATAGCTATCTGATTGATAACCAGCGTAAATTGCATGTTTGTGGTAATAACCCGGCATGTGATGGTTATGAGATAGAAGAAGGCGAGTTCCGCATCAAGGGCTATGAAGGCCCAATTGTTGAGTGTGAAAAGTGTGGTTCTGAAATGCATCTGAAAATGGGGCGTTTTGGTAAGTACATGGGCTGCACCAATGATGAGTGCAAAAATACCCGTAAGATCTTGCGCAGTGGCGAAGTCGCGCCACCGAAAGAGGATCCGGTACCTTTGCCAGAACTACCATGCGAAAAGTCAGATGCTTATTTCGTGTTACGTGATGGCGCTGCGGGTGTCTTCCTGGCTGCCAATACTTTCCCTAAATCGCGCGAAACCCGTGCGCCGCTGGTAGAAGAATTGGTTCGCTTTAAAGACCGTTTACCTGAAAAATTGCGTTATTTGGCTGACGCGCCAGTGACGGATAACGAAGGTAATAAGACTCTGGTTCGCTTCAGCCGCAAAACCAAGCAACAGTATGTTTCCTCCGAGAAAGAGGGGAAAGCGACCGGCTGGTCGGCTTTCTATATTGATGGTAAATGGGTTGAAGCTAAAAAATAG
- the cysB gene encoding HTH-type transcriptional regulator CysB: MKLQQLRYIVEVVNHNLNVSSTAEGLYTSQPGISKQVRMLEDELGIQIFARSGKHLTQVTPAGLEIIRIAREVLSKVDAIKAVAGEHTYPDKGSLYVATTHTQARYALPNVIKGFIERYPRVSLHMHQGSPTQIAEAVSKGSADFAIATEALHLYDDLIMLPCYHWNRAVVVKPDHPLAGKSHVSIEELAAYPIVTYTFGFTGRSELDTAFNRAGLTPRIVFTATDADVIKTYVRLGLGVGVIASMAVDPIQDPDLVTVDARDIFTYSTTKIGFRRSTFLRSYMYDFILRFAPHLTRDVVDKAVALRSNEDIEAMFKDIKLPTK; encoded by the coding sequence ATGAAATTGCAGCAGCTCCGTTATATTGTTGAGGTGGTAAATCATAACCTTAACGTATCATCCACCGCAGAAGGCCTGTACACCTCGCAACCAGGGATCAGTAAGCAGGTCCGAATGCTGGAAGATGAGCTGGGTATCCAGATTTTTGCCCGCAGCGGTAAACACCTTACACAGGTAACCCCCGCAGGGCTGGAAATCATCCGTATTGCCCGTGAAGTTCTCTCAAAAGTTGATGCCATTAAAGCTGTCGCCGGTGAACATACTTATCCGGATAAAGGCTCTTTGTATGTCGCGACCACCCACACGCAAGCGCGCTACGCGTTACCGAATGTCATCAAAGGTTTTATTGAGCGCTATCCGCGCGTGTCGTTGCATATGCATCAAGGGTCACCAACACAAATAGCAGAAGCGGTTTCGAAAGGCAGCGCCGACTTTGCGATTGCGACGGAAGCGCTGCATTTATATGATGACCTGATTATGTTGCCGTGCTACCACTGGAACCGTGCGGTGGTGGTGAAGCCCGATCATCCATTAGCCGGTAAATCCCACGTTAGCATTGAAGAGCTGGCCGCCTATCCGATTGTGACCTATACCTTTGGTTTCACTGGGCGTTCTGAACTGGACACCGCGTTTAACCGCGCAGGCCTGACCCCGCGTATTGTCTTTACCGCGACAGATGCAGATGTCATTAAAACTTACGTGAGATTAGGGCTGGGTGTGGGGGTTATCGCCAGCATGGCTGTTGACCCGATCCAAGACCCTGATCTGGTTACGGTCGATGCGCGAGATATCTTTACCTACAGCACCACTAAGATTGGCTTCCGCCGCAGTACCTTCCTGCGCAGTTATATGTATGACTTTATTTTACGTTTTGCCCCTCATTTAACGCGAGATGTGGTGGATAAAGCGGTTGCGCTGCGCTCGAATGAAGACATCGAGGCGATGTTTAAAGATATTAAACTGCCGACGAAGTAA
- the acnA gene encoding aconitate hydratase AcnA, with amino-acid sequence MSLDLRKTSMARLVALNHEYHYYSLPQLAAVLGDIDRLPKSLKVLLENLLRHLDGEQVQEDDLKAIVAWQQTGHADKEIAYRPARVLMQDFTGVPAVVDLAAMREAVKRLGGNVAQVNPLSPVDLVIDHSVTVDEFGDKAAFGENVRLEMERNHERYTFLRWGQKAFSRFRVVPPGTGICHQVNLEYLGQTVWHEEQGGKQIAYPDTLVGTDSHTTMINGLGILGWGVGGIEAEAAMLGQPVSMLIPDVVGFKMTGKMREGITATDLVLTVTQMLRKHGVVGKFVEFYGDGLADLPLADRATIANMAPEYGATCGFFPVDDVTLSYMRLSGRSDEQIALVETYSKAQGLWRHPGDEPVFTSQLSLELSTVESSLAGPKRPQDRVALAKVPLAFNAFEELEVNSKKDKVSQVSFALEGKTHELEQGAVVIAAITSCTNTSNPSVLMAAGLLAKKATEKGLKTQPWVKTSLAPGSKVVTEYLKAAGLTSYLDHLGFNLVGYGCTTCIGNSGPLPQPIENAIKEGDLTVGAVLSGNRNFEGRIHPLVKTNWLASPPLVVAYALAGNMNVNLTQDSLGNDPEGNPVYLKDIWPTGLEIAKAVEEVKTDMFRKEYSAVFDGDEEWQAIQVDSTPTYDWQSDSTYIRLPPFFSDMKALPEPVQDIHHARILAILADSVTTDHISPAGNIKLDSPAGRYLRDRGVEIKEFNSYGSRRGNHEVMMRGTFANIRIRNEMVPGVEGGITRHIPSQNQMAIYDAAMRYQQDNVPLAVIAGKEYGSGSSRDWAAKGPRLLGVRVVIAESFERIHRSNLIGMGILPLEFPAGVDRKTLGLTGDESISVSGLQGLSPGQTVPITLTYADGRQQKVDTRCRIDTGNELVYFENGGILHYVIRKML; translated from the coding sequence ATGTCGTTGGATTTGCGGAAAACGAGTATGGCCAGGTTGGTCGCCCTCAATCACGAATATCACTATTACAGCCTGCCGCAATTGGCGGCAGTGCTGGGGGATATCGATCGATTACCTAAATCACTGAAAGTGTTGTTAGAAAATTTGCTACGCCATTTGGACGGTGAGCAGGTTCAGGAGGATGACCTTAAAGCCATTGTGGCGTGGCAACAGACCGGCCATGCGGACAAAGAGATCGCTTATCGGCCCGCCCGTGTCTTAATGCAAGACTTTACCGGTGTACCGGCTGTGGTGGATTTGGCCGCGATGCGGGAGGCGGTAAAACGTCTTGGGGGGAATGTTGCGCAGGTTAACCCACTGTCGCCGGTTGATCTGGTTATCGACCACTCAGTGACTGTCGATGAGTTTGGTGATAAAGCCGCCTTTGGTGAAAACGTCCGCTTAGAAATGGAACGTAACCACGAACGCTATACTTTCCTGCGCTGGGGGCAAAAAGCCTTTAGCCGCTTCCGTGTGGTGCCACCGGGCACCGGGATTTGTCATCAGGTGAATCTGGAGTATCTGGGGCAAACCGTCTGGCATGAAGAGCAGGGCGGCAAGCAGATTGCTTATCCCGATACCTTAGTCGGAACCGACTCGCACACCACCATGATTAACGGCTTGGGGATTCTAGGTTGGGGGGTTGGCGGCATTGAGGCCGAAGCGGCGATGCTGGGGCAGCCGGTATCTATGCTTATCCCCGATGTGGTTGGTTTTAAAATGACCGGCAAAATGCGTGAAGGGATTACCGCCACTGACTTGGTATTGACGGTGACCCAAATGCTGAGAAAACACGGTGTGGTCGGCAAATTTGTTGAGTTTTACGGTGATGGTTTGGCGGATTTGCCGTTAGCGGATCGTGCCACTATCGCCAACATGGCACCGGAATACGGTGCGACTTGCGGTTTCTTCCCGGTTGATGACGTCACTCTGAGCTACATGCGCTTAAGTGGCCGTAGCGACGAACAAATAGCACTGGTGGAAACCTACAGTAAAGCGCAAGGATTATGGCGTCATCCAGGAGATGAGCCAGTGTTTACCAGCCAATTATCATTGGAGCTGAGTACAGTAGAATCCAGTCTGGCTGGGCCTAAACGCCCGCAGGACAGAGTCGCCTTAGCGAAAGTGCCTTTGGCGTTTAATGCGTTTGAAGAGTTGGAAGTCAACAGTAAAAAAGACAAAGTTAGCCAAGTCTCTTTCGCTCTGGAAGGTAAAACCCACGAGTTGGAACAGGGCGCTGTCGTCATCGCGGCTATTACCTCATGTACCAATACCTCTAACCCCAGTGTATTGATGGCGGCGGGATTACTCGCCAAGAAAGCCACAGAGAAGGGGCTTAAAACTCAGCCATGGGTAAAAACCTCTCTGGCTCCCGGTTCCAAAGTGGTGACTGAGTATCTTAAGGCCGCGGGGTTAACCTCTTATCTGGATCATTTGGGGTTCAACCTGGTGGGCTACGGCTGTACCACCTGCATAGGCAACTCAGGCCCATTGCCACAACCTATTGAAAATGCCATCAAAGAAGGGGATTTAACTGTCGGTGCGGTGCTTTCCGGTAACCGCAACTTTGAAGGGCGCATTCATCCGTTGGTGAAAACCAACTGGTTAGCCTCGCCGCCGCTGGTGGTTGCCTATGCTTTAGCGGGGAATATGAATGTCAATTTGACGCAAGATTCATTGGGCAACGATCCTGAGGGTAATCCGGTCTATCTGAAAGATATTTGGCCGACCGGGCTTGAAATCGCCAAAGCCGTTGAAGAGGTGAAAACGGACATGTTCCGCAAGGAGTATTCCGCGGTGTTTGATGGCGATGAAGAGTGGCAGGCAATTCAAGTTGATAGTACGCCCACCTATGACTGGCAGAGTGATTCCACCTACATCCGTTTGCCGCCTTTCTTCAGTGATATGAAAGCGTTACCGGAACCTGTTCAGGATATCCATCATGCCCGTATTTTGGCAATTTTGGCTGATTCAGTGACTACTGACCACATTTCACCGGCCGGTAATATCAAGCTGGACAGCCCGGCAGGCCGTTATCTGCGAGATCGCGGGGTTGAGATTAAGGAATTCAACTCCTACGGCTCGCGCCGGGGTAACCATGAAGTCATGATGCGCGGAACCTTTGCCAATATCCGCATTCGTAATGAAATGGTGCCCGGTGTTGAAGGGGGGATTACCCGGCATATTCCATCGCAAAATCAGATGGCTATCTATGATGCGGCTATGCGTTACCAGCAGGATAATGTGCCATTAGCAGTCATTGCCGGTAAGGAATATGGATCAGGCTCAAGTCGCGACTGGGCCGCTAAAGGGCCGCGTTTGTTGGGGGTTCGCGTTGTGATTGCGGAATCTTTCGAACGTATTCACCGCTCTAATTTAATCGGGATGGGCATTCTGCCACTGGAGTTCCCGGCTGGGGTAGATCGTAAAACATTGGGTCTGACTGGCGATGAATCTATTAGTGTCAGTGGGTTACAAGGTTTATCTCCGGGGCAAACTGTTCCGATAACACTCACCTATGCCGACGGGCGGCAACAAAAGGTTGATACCCGCTGTCGCATAGATACTGGCAATGAATTGGTTTATTTCGAAAATGGCGGCATTTTGCATTATGTGATCCGCAAAATGTTGTAA
- the ribA gene encoding GTP cyclohydrolase II, which yields MQLKRVAEAKLPTPWGDFLMVGFEELATGHDHLALIFGDISGDEPVLSRVHSECLTGDALFSLRCDCGFQLEAALAHIAEEGRGVLIYHRQEGRNIGLLNKIRAYALQDLGADTVEANHQLGFATDERDFTLCSDMYKLLDIKAVRLLTNNPKKVEILSEAGINIVERVPLIVGQNPKNEHYMATKAAKMGHLLTK from the coding sequence ATGCAGCTAAAACGTGTAGCAGAAGCTAAATTACCGACTCCTTGGGGTGATTTTCTGATGGTAGGTTTTGAAGAGTTAGCCACTGGTCATGACCATCTGGCATTAATCTTTGGCGATATCAGCGGTGATGAGCCGGTGCTCTCGCGTGTTCATTCTGAATGTCTGACAGGTGATGCCCTGTTTAGCCTGCGTTGTGATTGTGGTTTCCAGTTAGAAGCTGCATTGGCACATATTGCCGAAGAGGGCCGTGGTGTGCTGATTTATCATCGTCAGGAAGGTCGTAATATTGGTTTGCTGAATAAAATTCGAGCCTATGCCTTACAGGACTTGGGGGCCGATACCGTTGAAGCCAATCATCAACTGGGTTTTGCTACCGACGAGCGCGATTTCACACTGTGTTCTGATATGTACAAGTTATTGGACATTAAAGCTGTACGTTTGCTAACCAACAACCCGAAGAAAGTTGAAATTCTCTCTGAAGCGGGGATCAATATCGTCGAACGAGTCCCTTTGATTGTCGGACAAAATCCGAAGAACGAGCATTATATGGCAACAAAAGCGGCTAAAATGGGCCATTTGTTGACCAAATAA
- the pgpB gene encoding phosphatidylglycerophosphatase B, with amino-acid sequence MWNITKRITVGSVILLLPTFIIWLSGWQWQPGGRESALKTLFWVTETVTAPWGIITSVLLSGWFLWCLRFRLKPAIGLLALLGVVIVLGQGVKSLIKEHVQEPRPFVVWLEAEHHIDNRFFYSLPRTERSELVKQQLQNQSIIPAWLSRHWQFETGFAFPSGHTVFAASWALLAVGLLWPRRHYKTVTLLMLWAQGVMMSRLVLGMHWPGDLMAATIISGLLVAIVCSLVQRWFGPLNIPPQEQQEIEQRKHGEN; translated from the coding sequence ATGTGGAATATAACAAAACGAATTACGGTGGGATCAGTTATTTTACTGTTGCCAACATTTATTATTTGGCTCTCTGGTTGGCAGTGGCAGCCGGGTGGTCGTGAAAGCGCGTTAAAAACGCTTTTTTGGGTGACAGAGACGGTGACTGCGCCGTGGGGCATCATCACCAGTGTGCTCCTTAGTGGCTGGTTTTTGTGGTGCCTGCGTTTTCGGCTCAAACCCGCTATCGGACTCTTGGCACTCCTGGGCGTGGTTATTGTGTTGGGGCAGGGGGTGAAATCGCTGATTAAAGAACATGTGCAGGAACCACGGCCATTTGTGGTGTGGCTTGAAGCTGAACATCATATTGATAATCGCTTTTTCTATTCTTTACCCCGCACCGAGCGCAGCGAATTGGTTAAACAGCAATTGCAGAACCAATCTATCATTCCAGCATGGTTGAGTCGCCACTGGCAATTTGAAACGGGTTTTGCTTTCCCTTCCGGCCATACTGTTTTTGCCGCCAGTTGGGCATTATTGGCGGTTGGGTTGTTATGGCCCCGCCGACATTATAAAACGGTTACTTTATTGATGCTTTGGGCGCAGGGGGTGATGATGAGCCGCTTGGTCTTAGGGATGCATTGGCCTGGTGATTTAATGGCGGCCACCATTATTAGCGGTCTATTGGTTGCTATTGTCTGTAGTCTGGTGCAGCGATGGTTCGGCCCATTAAATATTCCACCGCAAGAACAGCAGGAGATTGAACAACGCAAGCATGGGGAAAATTAA
- a CDS encoding LapA family protein, translated as MKYLLIFLLVLVVFVISITLGANNDQVVTFNYLLAQGEYRVSTLLAALFAAGLVLGWIICGLFYLRIRILLGRAERKIKRLESQQELSIESSAAVSAPAVSKE; from the coding sequence GTGAAATATTTGCTGATTTTTTTGTTAGTACTCGTGGTTTTTGTGATATCAATCACGTTAGGAGCAAATAACGATCAGGTCGTTACTTTCAATTATTTATTGGCTCAGGGTGAATATCGCGTATCTACCTTATTAGCGGCACTTTTTGCAGCGGGTTTGGTGCTGGGATGGATTATTTGTGGGCTTTTTTATCTGCGGATTCGGATTTTATTAGGCCGCGCCGAGCGGAAAATTAAACGTCTTGAATCGCAGCAAGAGCTATCGATTGAATCCAGCGCGGCGGTATCTGCACCTGCTGTCAGCAAGGAATAA
- the lapB gene encoding lipopolysaccharide assembly protein LapB encodes MLEMLFLLLPVAAAYGWYMGRRSAQQDKQQDANRLSREYVAGVNFLLSNQQDKAVDLFLEMLKEDSSTVEAHLTLGNLFRSRGEVDRAIRIHQALMESAALTFEQRLLAVQQLGRDYMAAGLYDRAEDMFNQLVEEKDFRLGALQQLLVIHQATSDWNNAIEVAEKLVKMGKDNQRLEIAHFYCELALQAMGSDDLDKAMSLLKKAASADKRCARVSIMQGRVYLAKGEYAKGVEALEQVLEQDKEVVSEALPMLSECYQHLQQPQAWANFLKRCVEDNTGATAELMLAEILEQHEGRDVAQTYINRQLQRHPTMRVFYRLMDYHLADAEEGRAKESLLLLRDMVGEQIRTKPRYRCHKCGFTAHSLYWHCPSCRAWASVKPIRGLDGQ; translated from the coding sequence ATGTTAGAAATGCTGTTTCTGCTGTTACCGGTCGCTGCCGCCTATGGTTGGTATATGGGGCGAAGAAGTGCTCAGCAGGATAAACAGCAGGATGCTAACCGCCTGTCGCGTGAATATGTGGCCGGGGTTAACTTTCTTCTCTCAAACCAGCAAGACAAAGCGGTTGATCTGTTTCTTGAAATGCTGAAAGAAGACAGTTCAACTGTTGAAGCACATCTGACGTTAGGCAATTTGTTCCGCTCCCGGGGTGAAGTCGACCGTGCAATCCGCATCCATCAGGCCTTGATGGAAAGCGCCGCCCTGACATTTGAACAGCGCTTGCTGGCTGTCCAGCAACTGGGGCGCGATTATATGGCTGCGGGGTTATATGACAGAGCCGAGGATATGTTCAACCAATTGGTTGAGGAGAAAGACTTCCGGCTGGGTGCATTACAACAGTTATTGGTGATCCATCAGGCTACCAGTGATTGGAACAATGCCATTGAAGTGGCAGAAAAGCTGGTCAAGATGGGCAAAGATAATCAGCGGTTGGAAATTGCGCATTTTTATTGCGAATTGGCGCTACAAGCCATGGGCAGTGATGATCTTGATAAGGCCATGAGCCTGTTGAAAAAAGCAGCTTCCGCCGATAAACGGTGCGCCAGAGTCTCCATCATGCAAGGTCGGGTCTATTTGGCCAAGGGTGAATATGCCAAAGGCGTAGAGGCACTGGAGCAGGTGTTAGAGCAAGATAAAGAAGTGGTCAGCGAAGCATTGCCGATGCTGAGTGAATGCTACCAACACCTACAGCAACCCCAAGCATGGGCTAATTTTCTTAAACGCTGTGTTGAAGATAATACCGGCGCGACGGCCGAGTTAATGTTGGCAGAGATTCTCGAGCAGCATGAAGGCCGAGATGTGGCACAAACGTATATTAATCGCCAGTTACAGCGTCATCCAACCATGCGTGTTTTCTATCGTTTGATGGATTATCACCTTGCCGATGCTGAAGAAGGGCGGGCCAAAGAGAGTTTGCTGTTATTGCGCGATATGGTTGGGGAGCAAATCCGTACCAAGCCGCGTTATCGCTGCCACAAGTGTGGTTTTACCGCACATTCGCTCTACTGGCATTGCCCATCTTGCCGTGCATGGGCATCGGTTAAGCCCATCAGAGGGTTAGATGGGCAATAA
- a CDS encoding SDR family NAD(P)-dependent oxidoreductase gives MNKLAKKIAVVIGGNGGIGGAISTRFAAEGAVTYATSRALAETAPDVAPETRGGRIIPVYADAGRLSDLTQVFSRIREEQGQIDVLVLNAGISEFSMLGSISEDLFDRTFGLNVKALLFAAQGAIELMSTGGTIVLVGSIADTLGTKGYGVYSASKAAVRSFTRTWANELAPKGIRVNVVSPGPTDTAMMADVSDEIRDSLTRLIPLGRLGRPEEVAAAALFLASDESSFTTGAELCVDGGVAQV, from the coding sequence ATGAATAAGCTAGCAAAAAAGATTGCTGTGGTTATCGGCGGTAATGGCGGCATTGGTGGGGCTATCTCAACCCGCTTCGCCGCCGAAGGCGCTGTGACTTACGCCACCAGCCGCGCGCTGGCCGAGACTGCCCCTGATGTCGCTCCAGAGACGAGGGGCGGCCGTATTATCCCTGTCTATGCCGATGCTGGACGCCTCTCGGATTTAACGCAGGTATTTTCCAGAATTCGTGAGGAACAAGGGCAAATTGATGTGCTGGTACTCAATGCCGGTATTTCCGAGTTCAGCATGTTGGGTAGTATCAGTGAGGATTTATTCGACCGAACCTTCGGGCTGAACGTCAAAGCCCTACTGTTCGCGGCGCAAGGGGCTATTGAGCTTATGTCAACAGGTGGAACCATTGTTCTGGTCGGCTCAATCGCCGATACTTTGGGAACAAAGGGTTATGGCGTTTATAGCGCGAGCAAAGCCGCCGTGCGCTCATTTACCCGGACATGGGCTAATGAACTGGCTCCTAAGGGGATCCGTGTCAATGTCGTCAGCCCCGGCCCGACCGACACGGCGATGATGGCCGACGTCAGCGACGAAATCCGTGACTCGCTGACCCGCCTCATTCCACTAGGCCGCCTCGGGAGGCCGGAAGAGGTTGCCGCCGCTGCCCTGTTTCTGGCAAGCGACGAAAGCAGCTTCACTACCGGCGCTGAACTTTGTGTCGACGGTGGCGTCGCGCAAGTCTGA
- a CDS encoding winged helix-turn-helix transcriptional regulator, protein MTLDRVIDEALIDVHSTRPILDQIANKWSVLILTVLCNKPSRFNEIMRRLNGITHKALADALKRLERNGLIRREVLANTTPVGVEYTITPLGQSLQQPFAALYDWALTYGSELKQAQEEYDRIRS, encoded by the coding sequence ATGACACTAGATCGGGTCATTGACGAGGCGTTAATCGATGTTCACAGCACGCGGCCAATTCTGGATCAGATTGCGAATAAATGGTCGGTGCTGATCCTGACAGTTCTATGCAACAAACCGTCACGCTTCAATGAAATCATGCGGCGGCTCAATGGCATAACACATAAGGCGCTGGCAGATGCACTCAAGCGCCTGGAGCGCAATGGGCTGATACGGAGAGAGGTATTGGCAAACACTACGCCAGTCGGCGTTGAGTATACGATAACGCCCCTCGGGCAGTCGCTACAGCAACCTTTTGCTGCATTATATGATTGGGCGCTAACCTACGGCTCTGAATTAAAACAAGCTCAAGAGGAATATGATCGCATCCGGTCTTAA
- the bhsA gene encoding multiple stress resistance protein BhsA, with protein sequence MKNIKYIIPALALSFASFASVAATQIQHAPSTGLNEIGTISASNAGTLTELENTLAKKADEAGATSYLITSATGNNKLHGTAVIYR encoded by the coding sequence ATGAAAAATATTAAATATATTATCCCTGCTTTGGCCCTTTCTTTCGCATCCTTTGCCAGTGTTGCTGCAACACAAATCCAGCATGCTCCCTCAACTGGATTGAATGAGATTGGTACAATCTCAGCCAGTAATGCCGGTACATTGACTGAATTAGAGAATACACTGGCGAAAAAAGCAGATGAAGCCGGTGCAACCTCGTATCTGATCACCTCTGCGACCGGCAATAACAAACTGCACGGTACCGCGGTCATTTACCGCTAA